The stretch of DNA AAAGTCAACAAAACAGGGAAAAATACAAGATACAAAACAATACTTAAAAATTGAGATTCCCGACTAAATGACaatgagtttttaaaatccaATTATATGCTCTATACAAGACTCACGTATCTGACTATCAAGACCCACCTTACCACGCAGCCTAACTGGCctgtgactcactgtgtagacccagctggctTTGACCTTGGGGCAATTCTCTTGCCTCGGCCTtccaagtgatggaattacaggcaggcccATCAACATGCCTAGCATTCCAAGACTCATTTTAAATGCaagaactggggttggggatgtagttcaAATACACTTGCTTCATAGGCAcagactctgggttcaatcctcagtattATCTAAAataggtatggtggctcatgcctgtaacacCAACACCTgagaagccgaggcaggaagatcaaggccagcctggccgaAGCTACttgaatcctgtctcaaaaaaagaaacagccagCCTGGATCCCCACAAGGCAagcatgttttatataatttccaaGTAGTTATCTATCATCCTCTTCCTCTGATGGCTTTAGAAGGTCAAATCGTTATTGAAAATCCACCCACTACTGATTCTAAGTTGGCATTCAGAGGCATGTTTCCCAGCAAGAAACCCTTGGCTTCCCTCAGATGGGAGCATTTCACTTATTTACAGACATGTGCTCATGAAGGCCAGGATGGCCTTctactcctgatcctcctgccaccaCCTACTGAATGCTGGGCctggcatatgccaccatgcctagcttccgGGACCAGTTCTTACAGAGGCCATTTACTGAGGAGAGCAGATACAGGTTTCCTGCAAGGTTCACTGCTTTCCCTGGCTGTAAGAGCTTTGAGACACATAAAGGTTTATCCCATTTGAATGTGAAAGTATACCAGCAAAAAGTTTTTGGACAGACCAACCACCTTTTTTTCCAGCCTCTTAGAGTATTTCCGTTAGGGACAACTAAGCTTTCGACACTGCGCTAGTAGCTTCTAAATGTTGGGCACATTCCTAGCATCCTGGGACCTGCTCAGGCTGCAGGCTGGACACACCTGGCACCACCTTTCCTTCTGAAGAGTCAAACAAGAACCACGCCGGCCCTTGTCCGTCTTGTCGGTTTCCTTCAAACAGGATAACTGAAGACACAGACGGGATTCAGCAATATAAAACAAACTCTAAGACTGAGAGGCGACATACTACATTTAACCTAATTTTATTCATGCTTACCTAGGGATGGGGAATAGATCATTCATAAAAACATACAGTAAAAACGGGGGAGGCTTATCATGTACAATGTTTAAACTACAATAATGATGTACCTTAATTACTTCCATGCACACAAGTCTAACattacaagtttttaaaaaataaacacaattaaGACTTCTAGGAGCATTTTATAATAAATTCCTAATTTTTCTTTGTAGATAGATCAAGCACCTCCAAAATACAGATTCCTATACACAGTGAGTACTTTACTTAACGTACATGGACAGCCTCAGAGCAAGCTGACATCATCAGCTTGGCAGGCAACAAACCATAGTGCCAAATGGAAAAAAGGGCAGTTGCAAATAAACTTAAAACTAAGttaacttttataattaaatacagaaaatatactGATtcgctaaaaataaataagatgtgaTGTATTTAACACTTCACTATAAAGAATGAATACCAGGACATTTATAAACGGTGAACAGGTCTCAAGAGTTTACTACGATAAACGCTGGCTAGACAGAGTGCAGATGCCGTGGAGCACTATGGGTGGTTTGTGTTTCGCCACATACTTTTGTTACCTTGAGGTAGATAACACATGTGTACCAAATTCGGCATTCGTTTTCAGTTGCTGCTGGTATCATGTGTCTTAAGAAATGTGTACAGTATGAAAAACTTGAAAATactaatgaatgaaaaatgtctcAGGAAAAAATAGATCTTTTCATGCAATTATgtacagtctcactgtgtaagtTTCAAGGCAAGGTTTTGTTTCCCGTAAAGCAGGTCACTGGTCTATGAGAATGTCTGTTCACCCTAGCACATCTGGTCTCCTCCTGCACTGCATTGTTTTGctctattctgtgtgtgtgtgtgtgtgtgtgtgtgtgtgtgtgtgtgtgtgtgcaaatgacATGCCAGTTCAAACGAAAACTAACGCACATGTAGAAAAAGTCTGCATTTACAAACAGAACTAAGAAAAACTCCTTGCAAATCAATGACACCTTCTGATTCAAGTAAAAAACTGACTTAGAACATTAGTGATAAAAAAAGACAACACATCTcatgaagaacaaagagaaatgtcTGCTGAGTGTTTAGTTCAGATGTTTCAGAATGCTGCTGTATGTCTTGTGAGGGATTTGAGGGGAAGATTTCATGGCGGAAGGTGTTAACGTGGCCTGGATGGACTTGAGTGGGGACCCCACTGGACTGTGGAACTGCGGGGTGCCTATGGACTCTAGCTGCTTGCTCAGGAGGATCTCCCCATTGCCGGTCAGAAGCCCTGCCTCGCGTCCTCTCTCCCCACGCTTCCCCTCCTCGACTGGCTCAGTTTCTAGCATTTCAGAATCTTCCTTCCTGCTAAAGAACTTGTCCAAATAGCTGGTGTACGTGTTCTCCTTCTCCACATGCTCATCCTTCCTGACCTCACAACAGAACTGACTGATGAGGAAGCACTCCTCCCCACCACTCACATACTGGCTGTCCCAGGAGGACTGGTACCAGGCTTCCAGCTGAGCCAGGTTAGCCATCCCCTTTTCTTGCTTCTCTCGGCTGACTGACTTGGAGATCAAGCTTTTCAATTCTAGCTGGGACACGGAGCTATTCAAGTCGTTCAACTTGTCAACCACGTCAGCAGGCTCCTGCTGGGAACTAAGCTGAATAGTTCCTGCTATGAAGGAATCAAAGTCAAAGCCCTggctcttctcccttcccttctctgccaGCTGCTGGGACGCTTCCTCCAGTGCTATCTGCGCTTTGACCAATCCGTTCCTCTCACACTTGGACTTGCCTTTCTTATCGGATTTCTCTTTACTTTGCTCTTTCCAGTTGGAAAGATCTATAATAAGTTTGGGCTCATAGTAATGGTTAACTTCACTCTCCCTCCATACCAAGTTATCTAAATATGATGGGGACCTTGTTTTGTAGTTACAGGTGTGGCTACACTCCAGATCACAGTACTTGTTCTCGTGGTGATCTGGGTACTGCCAGCAAGGCTCAGCAGAGTAGCTAGTGTCAAAGGCGGGATCCTCCAGGTACTTCTCTCGGTCTCCATCCAAGTATTTTCGAGGATCAACTTGAACTTCTTCTTCATCGGTGACATCAGACAGAGCTCTTGGGTCCAGCTGAACCTCATCGATATCAAAGTTGTTATGAATAGGCCAGTCATGCTCCGAGAACTGACAGTCATGATACCTGAAGGAAACACAGTCATTACTCTACATGGCGACTTCATTTTCAAATGCAGTGTGTTCTCTGTGGAAGTACTGAGGGCTTTTCGTTTGGCTTAGTTTTTAAGAGTGAGACTCTCACTGTATAGCCACGCTGACCTCACACTTGTGATCATCCCGTCTcaacctccccagtactggacTGGAGTAGAGGTGgatgctgccacacccagctctgaGTTGTAAAAGCTGTGCagtgtctgggggtggggaggtgggtaACAGAAGAGAAAGCTAGGCGTGTCCTTCCCGTCAGAATCTATCCCCTCCATCTGGAAGCTTGCTACTAAGTAAAACAGCAGAAGGCCGCATCTGGTGACTGCCCACAGAGCTCCACATTTCCTAAGCTCAGGGCTTCCATTCTTTAGCTGGGCTGCCACTTCTCAGCTCCTGTGCTCTGTTCTACTCTCCTCCACAACCTAGGAGGTTGGCACATCTGTAATTTAATCCCCCCAGTTTCCCATTAACACTTTATGCCCAAATTCTGTACATCTAACTGTGAGCAGGTACTTTTCCAATCTCTTGTTTCCACTGGTAATGAGGTAGCTGAGTAACGGGGAAGGCTTACTGGAGTCTCCCATCAGCCCCGCCACCCCCATGTGTGCTGTCTGTGTTGACTGACAAAGCACAGCAGGGCAACTATACCACACACCCAAAGGGAGGAGACTGACGTGCTAACAGAGGCTGGAGAACGGACGGACGGAAGGAGTCAACGGAGATGTCGACAAGTACACTTAGGAGAAGGCACAGGTCAAAAAACCCTGGGTATCTGAGAACTAGCAGATGGGGTGAGTATACACACACCCTGACATTTATTTAAGAGacaaaaaatactgttttaactACTACTTCTGTCTCGTTTGGCGTGGATCAAGACAGGGTACTGACCTACATACAGCCAGGGCGGCACCTACCTCTCCAGCTTCCAGGCAGGTGCCACTAGCTACAGCT from Onychomys torridus chromosome 7, mOncTor1.1, whole genome shotgun sequence encodes:
- the Mapk6 gene encoding mitogen-activated protein kinase 6, which codes for MAEKFESLMNIHGFDLGSRYMDLKPLGCGGNGLVFSAVDNDCDKRVAIKKIVLTDPQSVKHALREIKIIRRLDHDNIVKVFEILGPSGSQLTDDVGSLTELNSVYIVQEYMETDLANVLEQGPLLQEHARLFMYQLLHGLKYIHSTNVLHRDLKPANLFINTEDLMLKIGGFGLARIMDPHYSHKGHLSEGLVTKWYRSPRLLLSPNNYTKAIDMWAAGCIFAEMLTGKTLFAGAHELEQMQLILESIPVVHEEDRQELLSVIPVYIRNDMTEPHKPLTQLLPGISREALDFLEQILTFSPMDRLTAEEALSHPYMSIYSFPTDEPISSHPFHIEDEVDDILLMDETHSHIYNWERYHDCQFSEHDWPIHNNFDIDEVQLDPRALSDVTDEEEVQVDPRKYLDGDREKYLEDPAFDTSYSAEPCWQYPDHHENKYCDLECSHTCNYKTRSPSYLDNLVWRESEVNHYYEPKLIIDLSNWKEQSKEKSDKKGKSKCERNGLVKAQIALEEASQQLAEKGREKSQGFDFDSFIAGTIQLSSQQEPADVVDKLNDLNSSVSQLELKSLISKSVSREKQEKGMANLAQLEAWYQSSWDSQYVSGGEECFLISQFCCEVRKDEHVEKENTYTSYLDKFFSRKEDSEMLETEPVEEGKRGERGREAGLLTGNGEILLSKQLESIGTPQFHSPVGSPLKSIQATLTPSAMKSSPQIPHKTYSSILKHLN